The segment catccctgggacacAAATAAAGATTTAATTGGGAAAGACAGAAAGGAGGGAGAACAAGAATTACCCCAgaagttttatttcttaacttttttttttttgtgaagggGCTCCaactttctatttgttttgtttagctCTTCCTTTCTAATGAAAAGTACAATTTTTCTAATGGTTGTTGTGGCTGTGCCTTGTTTTCAATGTTAAGGTGATGCTTGCTAACTGAATAAGAACTGACCATTTCCTTCTGAGATCACACACTGGTACATTATACCTGCTATATCCCTTCCTGTCTGTTGGTGGTTTGTCATAGACCCTACTGGTCGACCACTGGTTATGTCCAGCTAAAGTTCTGGAACGTTTATTAGGATGAAGAAATGCAGACACTGGTCAGATTTTTCGAGGAATATGCAACTAAGTGGAGTAAACAAAATTTGGCTTTTTCTCTTAATAAGAAGGATACAGAGTCTTTTGTCACATGAAGTTTCCAGAGCTGGGAGGATGCATCCATCACAGACTCCTCCAGTGTTACTGAAGAGATATTAGCTTCCAAAGCTGGTGAAGTAAACTGAAGTATAACAACCACCCAGAGTCTAAAGCCCAACAGGAGACACTTAACAATGACACTTAGCATTTACTGTGTTAGTTAACATTTAGCAGATCTTTGTTAAAGTATTAGCAGATTTTTCTTAAAGTAGTCTATGGTTACAAAAGTTTTAATATCATCCTCTTACTTCAAGAATTTGATtttccaaatttctccttttgtCTCTCATAAACAGGGAGAAGAGGAAACTTTCCACTTATTCACCATCATTCATTCCAACTGCTAAACAGATCCAGGCTCCTAACAGCTAATAAATGAAACTGAGAGGTTtgagaagacaataaataagtcTACAGGATGCTAAGGGAGGTATTTCTGATTCCTGGCACCTGTAAACAGTGAACAGACAACCAAAGGAGACCTCCTCAGTTAATAGCTTGGGCAATACCTGGTGTAGTCACTTAAGAGCATTGCACTACGTCTCTGCCACAAACATTTCCTCCTCTTTTGCTTTGCTgaggtgacaaaaaaaaaactctgctttAATCAAGGTTTCGGGTTCAGAGTAAaggcttttataaaataaaaatataaaataatataaaataaaaatattatataacccTGTAGTTATGCTGTGTAGTTATGCTGTGTAACTTCCTCAGGCCCTTTATCAGAGAAACCCAGCTTTACACAATGGTGATGAAAACACACTTGGAGCCCAGGGGAGGATGTGTAATCTCTCTTTATTGTTTCTATGCGTCACCGCTCAGTTGGTGGAGACAGAGCATTTCGTGGGTCTCTGACAGTCTTATTGCCCtggttttctttgatttttttcttttctatccatctcctctctttctctccatggtACTGGACCCTCTCCATTCATTCTTTGTGTCAAAGCTCAAGGAGATAAAACAAATCTTTGACTGGGAATTCTAGACCAGTGCCGTCCATTAGAGTAGCCACTAGACACACATAGCTATCAAACATGTAAAATGTGACTAGCGTgactgaattttaaattcagtttaattttaattaatttagatttaaaaatcgAGGCTATTAAACACCACTAAACACAACTTTGTTATTTTGGTAGAACTACATTTCACTCTAGCCTTTGAAAATTTACCATGAGTTGAGATGTGCTAAGAATGTCAAATACACAGGGGAGTTCAAACACTTagtataaaaatcatataaaatgtctcattaataatttttatattggccaggtgtgggtacctcattcctataatcccaatactttgggaggccaaggtgggagaatcacttgaggccaggatttaagaccagcctgagcaacaaagcaagacctccatctctaccaaaaatagtaataatgatatttattatgatagataataataacatttattactATCTTActatgttgaaataaaaatttttgtataattaaaataaatgatatattattaaagctaatgtcacatttctttttattctttaatatggctataagaaaatataaaattctatagGTGGTTCTCATAATTCTAATATATTCAATGCCAAGAGGCTCCCCTCCTTCCACGGTGAGAAAAACAAGGGATGGGGAACAATCCTCATCCTGAAGCCATCATCAGTTCCAATACCCAGCATCACTGAGCATACCAGCTAAGCTGTCTTCAGCAGGGTGGGGAACAAAGACTTTGGGCCAAGGGACTTTGGATGGTTGGGATAGGAGAGAAAGAAGACGAAGGTGTAGACAGGCAGGAGAATACTCCAAGGCCTGGAATATTTTCAGGATAGCTAGTTGGGTGCTAATTTAAGAGGGAGGGCCTTAGACATGAATATCTTGGGTTCCTTGGAGGAATGCATATATTATAAATGAGAGAGGCAACTGAGCAGAAGAtggaaaaaatcctaaaaagaaGCTTTAGGATAGATTGTAGGCAAGAATTCTTACGGAGGCATCAGTTTAAAATACATGACATTGTGATACTCCTTCTAATGTCAGATATCTTCTTCCAGATTCTATTCCTGGTCTTCTGTGGAGCAGGCTTGAAGGTTCTTCCATTGATGCCTCAGCTGTGTGCCAATGACCCTATTTCCTTTATGCCTATTGCAATGTCCTTTTGAAGAGACAGTTGAGTAAGTGGAGAACAAACAATTTCCCTGCAGTGTTCTAAAGTCCAAAGATGTAGAATTTCAATGGTCATTTATATCGTTTAAACCCATTGGTACAGTTTTAGACCTTTATTGCATCCAATGCCCTGATTTTAAAGgggtggggaaagagagagagagagagagagacggggagATTATGTGCCTTGCCCAGGATCAGTCACTACTCAGGATCAGTCACTACTCAGGATCAGCTGAAGCCCCTAGAAACAGAACTGGACAGGGACTCAGAACAGGCTCCTGAATCCTAATTGACGTCTATCACGAACAAATCACTTAcaccagttttatttattttgattattttttaatttttattttttgtgggtacatagtaggtatatatatttatggggtacatgagatattttcatacaggcatacaatgtataacAATCACATTGGGTAAACAgggtatccattacctcaagcatttatcttttctgtCACAAACAATCCACTTATAatcttaattattattaaatgtacaaaaaattatTGTCAACTGTACTTACCCTGTTGCACTGTCAAATActtgatcttatttattcttgtactttttttttaagacagggtctcactctgttgcccagattggagggcagtggcacaatcatggctcactgcagcctcaacctcctggccttaatcaatcctcccacctcagcctcccaagtagctgggaccacaggtatgcactatatatacatacatacatatatatatatatttttttcttttttgtagagacaggggtctatgTTACCCAagttggtcccaaactcctgagctcaagcaatcatcccactttggcattccaaagtgcagagattacaggcttgtgccaccatgcccggcccagatcttattcattctatctaactatatttttgtacccattaaccgtCTCCACTCCTCTTgaaactacccttcccagcctctgatatccATCATTTTACTCCATATCTCCATGAGTCCACTGTTTTAATTTTACctcctacaaataagtgagaacatgcaaagtctGTCTTTCTGTCCTGACATATTTCATTGAACATAATGACCtttagttccatccatgttgttgcaaatgacaggacctcattcttctttatggctgaatagtactccattgtgtatatgtaccacattttctttatttcattaatctgTTGGAGGACACTTAGATTTCTTTCAAATCTTAGCTATcgtcaatagtgctgcaataaacatgggagggcagatatctcttcgatatactgatttcctttattttgggtatatacccagcagtgggtttgctgggtcatatgatcattctattctttgttttttgaggaacctccaaaccattctccatagtggttatactaatttacattcccaccgacagtgtaccAGAGTTCCCTCTTCTCCACGTCTTTGCAAGCATTCACTATTGCctgttttggataaaagccacttttaactagggtgagataatatctcattatagttttcatttgcatttctctgatgaccaatgatgttgagcaccttttcatatacctgtttgccatttgtatgtgtatgtcttcttttgagaaatgtctattcagatcttttgcccatttttaattggattattaattttttcctatggagttgtttgaactccttatatattctggttattaatagCACAAGGGTGTCAGATatttagtttacaaatattttctccaattctgtagggtAGTATCACACTAATTATAACTTGTACTTGCAATTTGGGCTCTCTGCAGAGCCCAGTAGATTCTGGGCTGCCTTGTACGCTGCCCTTGTGTGCCAGTGGTCTGGTGAAGATTACTGTGTATTTAATTCAgtacatttgaattttaaatgtgTTCTGGTCACAAAGAAAACATCCTTTGGAAGACTTTTTAGAGGATGAAAATGCTAGTAGAAATTCTTAATTAATAAGCTTTGGGgtaagaaagtatttttaaagaatattatttatCCTTTATTTTAGAGGTTTTCTGGCCTGACCATCAAGCAATATTTCatgagaaaaggaaggaatttgGTTGATGCCAGCTATATTtaaactaaataaattaaaataaattaaaattaaatgttatttataaatgtttcaaaattatCATTGAATAAATAGCTTGACTTGGTGATTACAAATCAAGGGTAGCATCAGAAGGCTAAAGCTATAAGCCAAGCTAATACATGAGAAAAATCAAATcatatttttttagaaatatggaattatttatttaagGAATGCAATATATAGTCTCTAGAAACTACTGTCTATATATAGGAAACTCTATGCTACAtcatttcctgcttttttttttcagcaaagaGATAAATACACAACTGTTTGTATTGGTGCTGCTTTTTTTCCCATTACCATACGCGAATGGAATGAACAGCTTCTCTGAGGATGCATAGTGTAAGATGTGGAATTCCTGCCTGCTATCTTATAAGGAGTTATTTGCATATGAAATTTTGTGGACATGAGATTGAAAATGTGTGatttataagcaaaagaaaaaaaaacctttaaaccTTCATGCCCTGCATTTCAAATTTCTGGCTGATTTATAAACCTTTCAAAGCTCACGCTATGAAGCAATTCAAAATTTTTATGTCTATACATGTTTAGCTAATATTAACTCAACTAGCCGCCCTGTGGCATTTTCCGTGCTATTCTTCATTTTTTCCGTCTATATTTTTTCTCGTCTCGCTTTTTTAGAAACGTTATTCCTATTTCTGTCACACTGTCACCTTTTAGTCTGTCTTGCAAGAATGTAACATCAGCAGCCAAATGAacctaggaaagaagaaaaaaacaggcctgtgtcatttaattaaaaaacaaaaaactaaatttttctgtcttttttcagctttctttactttccttaagaaatgatttttaaaaaagcttattcGTGGATAAAGGGCCCTTTACTGAGTGTCCTCCAGAGATGGTCCAGCTGTGTGTCAGCTCTGTGGTGTGAATCTGCAAAGAGAAGGGTGGTCCAGGCCAACTAGGATGACTGGGACACCCAGACTCTGCCAAGCTTAGCTCACTGTGCAAGGCTGAACTCTGGATCCAACTTTAGAAGAACACAAATTCCCAGCTCGGAGATAGCCTTGACCAAGTGTGCTTAGCCAGCAGAATTTCCAAGAATAAATGGATTCTTAAATGATTGCTTGCAAACAGATTTGCCATAAATCATTCTGTCATTAGCTAAATAACATAATCACTTATCCTAACAACATTTAGCAGTCACTTATGGCTTTGAGAGCTTTGAGTATAATATCAATTAAATGAATTATAGATACAAAATTAAAGATTGAAATTACAGACATGAATATTTGATACTCAggccttctttttctctgtaaGGTATTTCCCATTTCCCAGGCACTGAAGTAAGCAGGGCTTACttctttattcattaaaatgtgtCCACATAAGAGCAGCATGATATTGCTGACCTACCCCCAATAGTGTATTTGCTCAGAGTTATTCTGATTTATTGgggaaaataagataaataagtaaaagcaCCCAGTAAAAGCAAATAATATGTGAAAAATGCCCACGTGTAGCAGGCAATTAATTGATAGTTATTGAATCTTACCTGACTTAGTCCCCTCTCTCACTAAGAATTCCTTAGCTAGCCAGCCTCAATTTGTGAAACCATTAGTGTACCAAATTATCTGACTCACACTGGGCCCGGCCTTGCAATGACTACCATTTAACAGAGGATGTAGATTGCACTTGGAAATACAGAAGCAACATTCATCCTCAACTTTTTCTTCCATAAGATTTTTTAAGTCTTTGTCAAAATTTAACAGAACATAAATTAAATTAACAGGGAGACAATGCTGAAGCTATTTGGATATTTGGGGACACATGAGGTCTGATACCAGCTGTCATTCAGCAAATATAATCAGCTGCTATTTATGAGAGTGGAAGACATTCTTATCCTATTATTGACTTGGTTTTATGGTTTTTCCCTTTGCCCGTAAACGCTCATAATGCTTTCCCACCCCTTCCTTGATCTCATGGCCACCGACTATAGGACAAGTCTAAAAAGATGCTAGGGTAGAAGCATGGAGAATCTGTGTGAACAATAcattatttctattgttttatgcATTTGGATTACTTGTATTCTATTTTCCCCTAATtatcacaaataatttaaaattacctgCATGCCTCATTATTAGGTAGCTCAATACATAACAAGACTTTGGTTGCTATCTGGTTCCACCATTCTTAATAGCTAAGCTTCTGGGAAAATGAGACTTTGTTGACTATTACCTCTTCTCAAGCTGTTGTTGGCTCACCAATCTATGACAGATTCTCTTCTTTTCATCTACTTTCCGAAAGGAGCTTCTACCAAGGCCCTCCTGGGTCTTTTGGTTCCTaaatgttgtaaatattttccgGGTCCAGTTTAACTTAGACTCTTTGCTGTACTTGTTCTTATTAATCACTCTGTCTTCTTGAAATGATCTCCTCTCTTGTTTCTATGACTCCTTCTTTTCCTacctctgatttttctttcttggtaTCCTTTTCAGCCTTTGTGCTCTCTGTTTAACctacttattatattttattgcttCCTACGGTTCTGTTGGTCCCTTTTCTTCTTGCTCTACAGATTCTGCCTAGGCATTCTTTTCCAATTCTAATGCTTCTTCAATCCACGTCTCTCTGTGAGTTCCAGACACGGATAAACAACTGTTGCTGGATAGCCTCACTTGTGTGTGTTAAACACCTCAACTCCAGCAGGCTCAAAATTGAACTCTTCACTTTGTCTCTACCAAGCCCAGATGTACTTCTGTTGGTTTTGTTCCTCTTGGTTTAATAGTACAACCATCTCTACAGGTTGCTCAGAAATTTACAAATCATTCTTGAATCTTTTTCTCAATTTCGTTCCTTTCAGGCAGTTCATAACCTAGTCTTATCTGTTGCATCTTTTTGATGTTGTTCAAATGGTCTTCCTCTCCCCATTCCTGCTGTCAGGGCTTTGTTGTGGTTTTACCTGAGGTTACCATCATAACTTCCAAAGTGCCCTAATCCTTTACTTCAGCACTGTTCCCTCTGATATACTTTCATTTGGTTGATAAAGAAACGAAATTCCTAAATcacacatttcaaaatattattctaCTGTTTATAAACCTATATTGATTTCTGTTGCTTTCAATATAAAAATCTGAATTTCCAAGATTGTCGTATGAATCCCTTTTCTTAAAATCAGGCTTCTGGAAAGAATTTAAGCCTCCTTTTTCATGACAATCTATCTCTCAATTTATGTGTCAGTCATACTGAACTAATTCAAGTTCCTTGTTCCTTGagtgaaacattctttttgtaccTTTGGATATGCTGATTCTTCTAcctgttatattatttttctcctgctCCTCTTACCAAGGCTTTTATCTAACTCCTATTTTTCCTTCAAAAGCCAGTTTAGAGTTTCCTTAGGAAGTCTACAAAGTTTTTCCTGCCATAGGTCCTCTCATAGCCTTAATTAtacttctttgtacatctgaCTTTTCCATTAGACAGAAGATTCTTTAAAGGCAGCAACTATGTCTTGTTCATCTGTGTATACTCAGTGCCTGACACTTAGCAGATACTAATAACTGTTTCAGTTAAACCAATGAATAATTCAGGTGTAAAATCCAGCCTCTACAGTGGCCAATGATCCCTGCCTCCTGTAATTCACACCCTCAGGTAGCACCCTCCTACATGGCACCAGGGTTGGCAGCATAAGTGGCCATGTTGTGATTAGATCTACAAAGAGGTCCATGTGGCCAGGAACTTCATGAAGCCTCCTGCCAACTGCCAGCAAGCCACTGGGGCTgtgtgagtgagcttggaagtggattctccagcctcagtcaagTCGCCAGAGGTTGCAGCCCTGGCCAGCAGCTTGACTGCATGTGTATTAAGCCATGAAAGACTCTGAATGACAACCACTTAGCTAAGCTGCTCCCAGATTTCTGATCCTCAGAAactgtgtgagataataaatgtttgtttttttaagctgCTGCATTTTGGGGGTAATTTGTAACACACCATTAGATAACCAATATACCCAGCAAAATGAATTATGTATATTGGTTATCTTATTTTAGTCTTAGAAGGATTAAGAgattcttcattcattcttcacTTATTCAACTTTACCATTTCCAAGGCACCTCTGATAATCCCACAGAGCAAGTTGCAGTAGCACAGAGAAGATCGCCCAGCAGGGAGCTCTTCCACAAACTCCACCAGAGGATTCTTGTCTAGAATCAGGGAAAATTCATTTTTGCTTGAATTGTTACAGGTCACACTTGGTGTAATTCCCAGGTACATCTTGAAAGCAACctgacaagaagaaaataaaactaccaaaACTTGGTCTAGAACAAATAACTATTAGCAGACTAAACAAATACCCTGTTCTAGGCATTGCAGCACAATGGTTAAGCACATGGAGTCTGTAGTCAAGAAGTCCAGCTTCACCCTTAGCTTTGCAATTTATTGATCCTATGatgtgaaatttttaaatatttttacttgtgAGTCACTTCCAAGAttgccaaataggaacagctccagtctatagctcccagtgagatcaatggagaagggtgatttctgcatttccaactgaggtacctggttcatctcattgggactggttggacagcaggtgcagcccatggagggtgagccaaagcagggcggggcatcgcctcatgtgggaagcacaagggatcagggtatttccctttcctagccaagagaAGCTGTGAGTAACTGTACTTGGAGGAACTATACACTTCTGCCCGAATCCTGAGCTTTTCTCACAGTCTTTGCATCTGGAAGAACAGGAGATTCCCTCCCTCAGGAGATTCCCTCCCGAGCCTGTGCCTGGCTTggcaggtcccatgcccatggagccttgctcgcTGCTAGCACAGATGCCTGAGATCAAGCTGGGATGCTGAAGGTTGGCGGGGGAAGGGTGTccgccattgctcaggcttgagtaggtggttctgTGCTCACAATGTAAACAAAGAGgcagggaagctcgaactgggtggagcccacagcAGCTCAACAAGGTCTACTGCCTCcttagattccacctctgggggcagggcatatctgaacaaaaggcagcagacaatttctgcagacttaaacgttcctgcctgacagctctgaagagagcagtggttctcccagcctGGTGTTCAAGCTCCgataacagacagactgcctactcaagtgggtccctgacccccatgtagcctgactgggagacacctccctataggagctgacagacacctcatacaggcaggtgcccctctgggacaaagcttccagaggaaggatcaggcaacaatatctgctgttctgcagcctccactggtgatacccaggcaaggagattctggagtggacctccagaaaactccaacagacctgcagctgaggggcctgtctgttagaaggaaaactaacaaacagaaaggaatagcatcaacatcaacaaaaaggacatccacacctaACCCCATCCATAGGTCACCAACattaaagaccaaaggtagataaaaccacaaacatggggagaaaccagagcagaaaagctgaaaattccaaaaaccagaacacctcttctcctccaaaggaatacaACTctttgccagcaagggaacaaaactggatggagaatgagtttgacaagttgacagaagtaggcttcagaggtcagtaataacaaacttctcctaGCTAAAGGAGCACAttctaacccattgcaaggaagctaaaaaccttgaaaaaaggttagatgaatggctaactagaataactagtgtagagaagagcttcaatgacctgatggagctgaaaaaccaCAGTACaaaaacttcatgaagcatatacaagcttcaatagccaatttgatcaagtggaaaaaaggatatcagtgactgaagatcaaattaatgaaataaagtgagaaggcaagattagagaaaaaagagtgaaaagaaatgaacaaagcctccaagaaatatgggactatgtgaaaagaccaaatccagATTTGAtcagtgtacctgaaagtgatggggagaatggaaccaagttagaaaacactcttcaggatattacccaggagaacttccccaacctagcaaggcaggtcaacattcaaattcaggaaatacagagaacaccacaaagatagtcctcaagaagatcaaccccaagacacataattatcagattcaccaaggttgaaatgaaggaaacaatgttaagggcagccagagagaaaggttgtgttacccacaaagggaagcccatcagactaacagcggatttCTTGGCAGAaacactacaagccagaagatagtgggggccaatattcaacattcttaaagaaaaggattttcaacacagaatttc is part of the Symphalangus syndactylus isolate Jambi chromosome 2, NHGRI_mSymSyn1-v2.1_pri, whole genome shotgun sequence genome and harbors:
- the TRAPPC3L gene encoding trafficking protein particle complex subunit 3-like protein, with amino-acid sequence MSRPVHRRPEYHKINKDLFVLTYGALVAQLCKDYEKDEDVNQYLDKMGYGIGTRLVEDFLARSCVGRCHSYSEIVDIIAQVAFKMYLGITPSVTCNNSSKNEFSLILDKNPLVEFVEELPAGRSSLCYCNLLCGIIRGALEMVHLAADVTFLQDRLKGDSVTEIGITFLKKRDEKKYRRKK